The genomic stretch AGGAGGCGCTGGCCGATCATGTGTCGGCCTTGCGCAGCCTGCCTGCGCTGATGACCACGGCGCTGGAACAGAACAAGGCGATGCAGAACACCGCACGCCGCCTGTCAGAGGCGCGCGATGTGCTGTTTCTGGGGCGCGGGCTGATGTATCCGCTGGCGCTTGAGGGTGCATTGAAACTCAAGGAAATCAGCTATATCCACGCCGAAGCTTATGCGTCGGGCGAGCTGAAACACGGCCCCATCGCGCTGATCGACAAACATGTGCCCGTGGTGGTCATGGCCCCGCGCGATGCGCTGTTCGACAAGACCGTCAGCAACATGCAAGAGGTCATGGCGCGCAAGGGCAAGATCGTGCTGATCTCGGACGCCGCAGGGCTGGAAGAAGCCGGCGACGGTGTCTGGGCGTCGATTGTGATGCCCACGGTGCACAATGCCGTGGCCCCGATCCTCTATGCGCTGCCGGCGCAACTGCTGGCCTATCACACTGCCGTGGCCAAGGGCACCGATGTGGACCAGCCGCGCAATCTTGCAAAATCCGTTACGGTGGAGTGACCCATGGGCAAACAGTTTGACAGCATCGAAGACGACCACGCGAAATTCATCGCCCAACAGCACATGTTTTTCGTGGGCAGTGCGGCAGACACGGGCCGTGTGAACATCAGCCCCAAGGGGATGGATGCCTTGCGGGTCATGGGGCCAAACCGCATCGTCTGGCGCAACCTGACCGGATCGGGCAACGAAACCGCCGCCCATCTGGCGCTGCACAACCGCATCACGCTGATGTGGTGCGGCTTTGAAAAACGCCCGATGATCATGCGTGCCTATGGCACCGCCCGCACCCTGCACCCGCGCGATGCGGAATTCGCCGAACTGGATGCAATGTTCGAACCCTCGCCCGGCGCGCGGCAGATCTATGACGTGACGGTGGACATGCTGCAAACCTCCTGCGGCTACGCGGTCCCCTACTTTGACCACGCAGGCCCGCGCGACACCTTGCAAAAATGGGCCGAAACCAAAGGCCCCGACGGCGTTTCGACCTATTGGAGCGAGCGCAACCAGACCAGCATCGACGGTCTGCCCACACATATATTGGACACCAAAACATGACACCCGAAGCGGCCCTGGCCGAAATCAACGACCACGCCGATCCCGAACGGGCGACAGGCGCGCAAGCCTATCACAAGGCCGACCGCACCTATCTGGGCGTGCCCAATCCGGTGTTGAACGACCTGACAAAGACATGGCGGCAAGAGCTGGACATCGACACCCGCGTCGCACTGGCCGACGGTCTGTGGAAGACCGACATTTTCGAGGCCCGCATCGCCGCCGCCAAGCTGCTGACACAGGCCCGCATGGACCCTGACGCCGAGGTCTGGGCGCTGATCAAGTCCTGGGCGCCTGACTTCGACAGCTGGGCCATTGCCGATCATGCCTGCATGGCAGGCCAGAAGCGTCTGATCGCCGATCCGTCGCGTCTGAAAGAAATCGAAGAGTGGACCACCAGCGATCACATGTGGACCAAACGCGCGGCGCTGGTCATCACCCTGCCCTGGACCAAACAGAACCACCCCAAACCGCAAGAGGCCGAAGCCCGCGAGCGCATTCTGGGCTGGGCCGCCGACTATGCGCCCGACGGTCGCTGGTTTATCCAGAAAGCCGTCTCGTGGTGGCTGCGCGACCTCAGCAAGCACGACGCTGCCCGCACCCGCGCCTTTCTGGCCGAACACGGCGACACGATGAAGGCCTTTGCGCGCAAGGATGCGGCCAAGTTCCTGTGAGCACACTTGAGGGTGGCTGCCATGTGCCGCCCCCTCACCTTCATCTTGCCAAATAAACGCGCGCCGCAGGCTCCCGCACTGTCGCCGCAGTGCCCCGTTCAGGATGCGCTGAACACCTCAACCTCGGGCAATCCGGTCAACGGTGCCTCCAGCGTCTGGAATGTCGACAGCGACATCCGGCTGCCCCCCGTTGCAGGCCCCTCGATCGGGATCAGCGTCACCGCCACCGATTTTCCCGACACAGCATAAACCACCCGCCCGGGCTGTTCGCTTGTGACCAGCGGCGTTTTCAGCCACAGCCCCGGCTCGGACGGGCTGCCCAGCGACGCCACCGTCACCCCCAAACGTCCCCCGACAGCCGCAGGCGCCGTGGCGGCGGCCTTTTCCTCGGCGCTGACCGTATCAAACTCGGCCACGGTGCGCGCGCCTTTGGCGGGCAATGCAGCGTCAGGTCGCGCTTTGGGGCGCACGTCGACACTCATGCCGTCGGCGCGGGTCTCGGCCACATCCGGGCGCGGTTTCAGGAAATCGGGCAAACGCGCGCAGCCCGTCAGGGTGCAGGCGCAAATCAGGGCAAGGGTCAAAGTTTTCATACCCTCATGCTAAGCACAGCCCACAAGGTGCATCAATGCGCATTCCCCCTTGCTGCGCTTTCCCGCCAGCCTTACCTATAGAGTCATGAACGCACCCTTGATTGACCCCTTCGCCCGCGCGATCACCTACCTGCGCGTCTCTGTCACCGACAGATGCGACTTTCGTTGTGTCTATTGCATGTCCGAGAACATGACCTTTCTGCCCAAGAAAGAGCTGCTGACCCTGGAAGAGCTGGACCGCATGTGTTCGGCCTTTGTCGATCTGGGCGTGGAAAAGCTGCGCATCACCGGTGGCGAGCCATTGGTGCGCCGCGAAATCATGACGTTTTTCAACAGCATGGCCCGCCATCTGGAGGCAGGCACGCTGAAAGAGCTGACACTGACCACCAACGGCAGCCAGCTGGAGCGGTTCGCCAAGGATCTTTATGCTGCCGGCGTGCGCCGCGTGAACATCTCGCTGGACACGCTGGACGAACAGAAGTTTGCCGACATCACCCGCTGGGGCCGCCTGCCGCAAGTGCTGCGCGGTGTTGATGCAGCACTGGCTGCCGGTCTGCACGTCAAGATCAACGCCGTGGCGCTGAAAGGCTTTAACGAGGACGAACTGCCCACGATCACGCAATGGTGTGCCGAACGCGGCATGGACCTGACGTGGATCGAGGTCATGCCGATGGGCGATCTGGGCAACGAGGACCGTCTGGGCCAGTACTGGTCCCTGAAAGATGTGCGCGCGCGCTATGCAGAGCACTATACCGTCACCGATCTGGCCGAACGCACGGGCGGGCCTGCGCGTTATGTGCGGCTGGAAGAAACCGGCCAGAAAATCGGATTCATCACCCCGCTGAGCCATAATTTCTGCGAAAGCTGCAACCGCGTGCGCCTGACTTGTACGGGCGAGATTTACCTGTGTCTGGGGCAAGAAGACATGATGGACCTGCGCGCACCGTTGCGGGCGCATCCCGATGACGACGCCCCCCTGCACGACGCCATCCGCGCCGCGATCGGGATCAAGCCCAAGGGCCATGATTTCGACTATTCCCGCCAGAAGGCCGACGGGCAAATGCCCCGCCACATGAGCCACACCGGCGGCTGAATGCGCCCGACTGCCCTTTATCGCGCCTATGTGGCGGCCGCCGCATTGGTGGTGCCCTTTGCCGCCCATGCCCGCATCAAACGTTTGCGCCGCGACGGGGTTGCGGTGCACCGTGCGCATGAAATTCTGGGGCACACCACCGAACAGCGCCCCGGCGGGTTGCTGATCTGGTTCCACGCCGCCTCGGTCGGGGAAAGCCTGTCGGTGCTGCCGCTGATCGCCGCCATTGGTCAGCAACTGCCTGAAGCACGGTTCCTGATCACCTCGGGCACGCCCACTTCGGCGGCGCTGATTGCCGCGCGGATGCCGCCGCGCTGCGTGCACCAGTTTGCCCCGCTCGATGCCGCGGGACCGGTCAAACGCTTCCTGAAACGCTGGCGGCCGGACGCGGCGGTCTTTGTGGAATCCGAGCTGTGGCCGCAGATCCTGGTGCGCGCGCGCCGCGCCAATGTGCCGCTGGCGCTGGTGGGTGCACGTATGTCGCTGCGCTCGCTGGCACGCTGGGGCAAATTTCCACGCACGGCGGCGTTCATTCTAGGCCAGTTCCGACTGATCCTGACCCAGAACGCCGAAATGGCCAAAGCGCTGACAGATCTCGCCCCGCCGCACACGTTGGTCGAGACCGGTTTCAACCTCAAGAGCCTGTCACCGGCCCTTCCCGTGCATGGCGCGGCGCGCACCCGTCTGGCCGAGATTATCGCGCAGCGCCCCACATGGGTGGCTGCCTCGACCCATCCGGGCGAAGAGGCCGATGCGCTGCTGGCCCACGCCCATGTGCTGAAAACACACCCTGATGCCCTGCTGATCCTTGCCCCCCGCCACCCTGACAGGGGCGACGAGGTGGCCGTTCTGATCGAGAACATGGGCCTGACCCACACCCGCCGCACCTTGGGCGACACACCCGACGCGCAGGTCTATCTGGCCGACACGCTGGGCGAGATGGGGCTTTGGTACGCGCTGGCCCCTTTCGTGTTTCTGGGCGGCTCTCTGCAACCACACGGCGGCCACAACCCCTATGAGGTGGCCCAAGCCGGAGCGGCGATCCTGACCGGTCCGCATGTGTCGAACTTTGCCGAAACCTTCGCGCCGCTCGAAGCGTGTGGCGCGGTGCAACTGGTGGCCGACGGGCGCGATTTGGGCGAACGCGCCCTGCACTGGATCGACACGCCCCAAGCCTTGGGGCGCGCGCGCACCGCCGCGACCGATTTCGTCGCCAAACGCGACACGGGTGCTGCCGACATCGCGGCCCGCCTGGTGACCGCACTGGACCTCGGCCCATGACGCGCCGCCTGTTTGTCACCAATTTCAACCGCAATTACACCGGCGTCTCGGCCACGGCGGCCAATGTGGTACGCCGGCAACTCGGGCGGTACGACCTGCATCTGGTGGGCCAGCCCCTGCCCGGATGCCCCGCCCCCATCACGCTCAAACAGGCCCGCGCGCTGTCGCATGACCCCTGCATCTGGCATGTGCGCCGCAACACCGAAATGCGGGCAGCCCTCTGGGCGCGCGACGTGCTGCGCCTGCCGGTCAAGATCGTGTTCACCTCGGCGGCGCAACGCCGCCACTCGGCTTTTCCGCGCTGGTTGATCAGCCGCATGGACGCGGTGATCGCCACCACGGACACCGCCGCAAGCTTTGTCCCCCATGTGCGCGCCACCGTGCCGCACGGGGTCGACACCGATCTGTTCACCCCCGCCCCCGACCGCGCCGCCGCTTGGGCTGCACTGGGGTACGGCGGCACGCGCGGCATCGCCACTGTCGGCCGCATCCGCCCGGAAAAGGGCACCGACCAATTCGTCGCCGCCATGATCGACCTGCTGCCAACCTTGCCCGGCACAACGGCCCTGATCATAGGACGCGCCGCCCGCAAACATCAGGAATTCCTGCAAGACCTCGCATCCCAGATCGCCGCCGCGGGCCTGTCCGACCGCATCCTATTCCCCGGCGAGGTTCCCGCCACCGGCCTGCCCGCCCTGATGCGCGCCCTCAGCCTTGTGGTGCAATTGCCCCGCTACGAGGGCTACGGCATGGTCCCGCTGGAAGGCATGGCCAGCGGTGTGCCCTTTGTCGGCACCGATGCCGGCTATTACAACGCGTTCACAAATGCCCAGACCGCCGGGCTGATCGCCACGCCGGACACTGCCGCCGAAGCCGCCCGCACGATCCTGACAGGTAATTTCGACCAAATGGCTCAGGCCGCCCGCGAAACGGCCCGCACCCAATTCTCGGCCCAGTCCGAAGCCGACGGCATCGCAAGGGTCTACGAAACCCTTTAGGCGTGCCTTTCTTTTGGCCCTAAATATCCCGGGGGAGGCCGCAGGCCGGGGGCAGCGCCCCCAACCCGTCCGTCAATCAGGCCGCAGGCATCCGCTGTTCGACAATGCCGGCCCACCACGAACACCCCGCCGGAATCGCCTCGTCGTTAAAGTTGTATTCGGGGTGGTGCACCATCGCGCCCGCGCCGTTGCCGACCAGAATATAAGCCCCCGGACGCTCTTCGAGCATAAAGGCAAAGTCTTCACCGCCCATGACCAGCGGCGCATCATCGCAAGCACCAGATACCGAGCGCGCCACGTCGGCTGCGAATTCGGTCTGGTCTTCGTGGTTGGCCATGACCGGATAACCACGGTGGTAATCCACATCTGCCACACCGCCGAATGTCGCGGCGATGCCCGAGGCAATCGCGTTGATCCGCGCTTCGGCCAGATCGCGCATCTCGGCGCTCATGGTGCGCACGGTGCCCTTCAGGTGGACCCGTTGCGGGATCACGTTGAACGCCTTGGACGAGGTTTCGAACGAGGTCACCGAAACCACCACCTGATCCACCGGATCGGCGTTGCGGCTGGCGATTGTTTGCAGCGCCAGCACCAGTTGCGAAGCCATCACGGTGGTGTCCACGGTCTCATGCGGTTTCGCCGCATGGCCGCCCTTGCCTTCAACATAGATGTCGAACTGGTCAGTCGCCGCAAAGAACGCCCCCGAGCGGATCGCGAATTGCCCAGTGGGCAGGCCGGGCCAGTTGTGCATGCCATATACTTCCTGCACACCCCAGCGGTCCATCATGCCGTCGTCGCACATTTCCTTGCCGCCGCCGCCGCCTTCTTCGGCGGGTTGGAAGATCAGCACCACGGTGCCGTCGAAATTGCGGGTTTCGGCCAGATATTGCGCCGCCCCCAGCAGCATGGCGGTGTGCCCGTCATGGCCGCAGGCGTGCATCGCCCCATCGGTTTTCGAGGCATACTCCAGCCCCGTCTGCTCGTGGATCGGCAGCGCGTCCATATCGGCGCGCAGGCCGATGACCTTGCCCGATGTGTCGGTCTTGCCCTTGATCACCCCCACAACACCCGTGCGCCCGATGCCGGTGACAATCTCGTCACAGCCAAAGGCTTTCAGCTTGTCCGCCACCAGCGCGCTGGTGCGGTGGGTGTCGAACAGGATTTCGGGGTTCTCATGCAGATCGCGGCGCCAGGCGGTGATGTCGGCGTGCAGCTCTGCAAATCGGTTCTTGACGGGCATGGTCTTTCTTCCTTCTTGATGTGTTTCGCTGGGTCAGGCGCTCAGGCCTGCGCCAGCCTTTGTTCGACAATCTCGGCAAACCAGCTGCATCCGGCCGGAATCGCCTCGTCGTCGAAGTTGTATTCGGGGTGGTGCACCATCGCGCCGGGGCCGTTGCCCACAAGGATGTAGGCACCGGGCCGCGCGTTGAGCATAAAGGCAAAGTCTTCGGCGGCCATCACCGGCGGGATGTTTTCGGTCACATCGCCGGCCACCGCACGGGCGGCGGCAATGGCATATTCGGTGTTCTCTGCGGCGTTCACGGTGACCGGATAGCCCACGACATAGTCGACCTCGGCCACGCAACCATAGGCCTGCGCCGTGGCGGTCGCGATTTCTTGCACACGTTTCTGCGCCATCGCGCGCACGTCCTCGTCCAGCGCGCGCACGGTGCCCTTCATCGTGGTCGCCTGCGGGATCACGTTGCTGACATGGCTGTCCGAGTGCAGCGCCCCCACGGTCACCACGACCGAGGACAGCGGGTTGGCGTTGCGGCTGGCGATGCTTTGCAGCGCCACGATCACATGGGCGGCGGCAAGGTTGGGGTCGATGGCCTCGTGCGGGTTGGCGGCATGGCCGCCCTTGCCCACCACGCGGATGGTGAATTCGTCGGCGCTGGCCAGCAGCGGGCCGGGGCGGATGGCGAAGGTGCCGGTGGGAAAGCCGGGCATGTTGTGCATGCCATAGACTTCCTGGATGTTCCATCGGTCCATCAGACCGTCATTGACCATCTCGCGGCCACCACCGCCACCCTCTTCGGCGGGTTGGAATATCAGCACGACGGTGCCGTCGAAATTGCGGGTCTCGGCCAGATATTGCGCCGCGCCCAGCAGCATCGCGGTGTGGCCGTCGTGGCCGCAGGCGTGCATCTTGCCCGGCACGGTCGACGCATAGTCCAGCCCCGTCGCCTCGATGATGGGCAGCGCATCCATATCGGCACGCAGGCCGATCACGCGGTCGCTGTTGCCACGCCCCTTGATCACGCCGACAACGCCGGTTTGGCCGATGCCGGTGGTGATGTCATCAACGCCGAACGACCGTAGCTTGTCTTCGACGAACCTGGCCGTCTCGTGCACATCGAACATCAGTTCGGGGTGCGCGTGCAGGTGGCGGCGCCACGCGGTGATGTCGCTGTGCATCTCGGCAAATCGGTTCTTGATCGGCATGGGACGGTCTCCTTCGGGGCTGATTTGGGTCTAAATTCCGGGGCCAAGGGTCATGGCCGATCCGTCGCTGAAACGGGACAGGCGGAAACGATGCAGATCATGCCCCACCTTGTCGCCCGTGACCAGAGCGGCCAGCACCCGCCCCATGCCGGGACCGATTCCAAAGCCGTGGCCGCTCATGCCGGTGCCGACCGTCAGGCCGGGAATACTGGCCACGCGGTCCACCACGGGCACGATGTCGGGCATGGTGTCGATCATGCCGGCCCAGGTCCTGGCCTGGCGCACCTCGCCCAATCCGGGCATCATGGCGGCGAACTGGCGCAGCAGCTTGGCCGCCTTGCGGTGATTCGGTTCGGGGTTCAGCACGCGCATCCGCTCGAAGGGGCTGACGTCGTCATCCCCCCAGTGGCGCGGCGTGCCCCATGCGTCGGGGAAGCCCGCAGGCGCGCGCGGCAACAGACGCACGCCAAAGGGATCAGACCGCAACTGTGTCATGTAGTGCGGCAGGCTGCGAAAGGCTTGCGGGCCGACGAACAGCTCGGAGAACCCGCCTTGGGCAAGGGAATATCCGCCGTCGGCGCGATGACGAAAGGCCACTTTCCTGTCGGTCGCCCCGCCCTCGTAGGTTGCCCCCATCGGCTGTGTTGCCACCACCGTGGCCCGCACGCTGAGTTGCGGAACGAAAACCCCGTGCCGTTGCAGGAACAGCGAGGACCATGCACCACCGGCCAGAACCACCTGAGGCGCCTTGATGCGGCCCTGTTCGGTGATGACACCGGCGACCTTGCCACCCTCGATGTCCAGCCCGCGCACGGCGCAGTTTTCGACCAAAGTGGCCCCTTCGCGCGCCGCGATGCCTGCCAATGCAGGCACTGCCACCCATGGTTCTGCGCGCATGTCCTGCGCTGTGTAGATGGCACCGGAATAGCGGCGCGACAGGCCCGGAATCAGCTGCGCTGTCTCGGCACTGCTCAGCATCTTGCTGTCCAGCCCATGGGCGCGCGCATGATCCAGCCATGCCTCGTATTTGGCATAATCCTTTTCGGATTCCGCCAGATAGGTCACGCCCTCCTGCCGCAGGCCGATGTCAACGTTGGTCTGTTGCGCCAATGCGCGCCAGTGGTCCGCCGCCTCGAGCACGATGGGAATCTCATCAGGGTCGCGTCCCTGCACCCTGATCCAGCCCCAGTTGCGGCTGGACTGTTCGGCGGCGATGCGGCCCTTTTCCAGCAAGACGACACGTTGGCCTGCGCGGGCCAGAAACAGGGCCGTGCAGACGCCGATCACACCGCCGCCAATCACCACAACATCCGCCTCTTGCGGGGCGGGTCCGGGCCAATTTGCGGGTGAGTCCATAAAGGTGGGAAAGCTCATGGGCCGCACCCTACGCCCTGGATTGGCGGGTGCAAGATGCGGCGAAATCCTGAAAGGATTTGAGGCTGAAAAATGCTACATTTTTCAGCGTGTCACCGGCGGCTTGTAACGCAATGACGTGACGTCAAATCCGCCTCTGCGGCGAAAGCTACCCCAGCCGCGCCACCAGATCGCGCATGAACTGATGTCCCAGATCGAACTGCGCCACGGTGATGAACTCGTTGGGCTGGTGCGCCTGCGCGATGTCGCCGGGACCACAGACCACCGCCGAATAACCGGCCGCCTGGAACTGCCCCGCTTCGGTGCCGTAGCTGACCACATGTCCGCCATTGTCACCGGTGATCCGGCGCACCATCAACTCGGCCGCGCCATTTTCTTCCGGCTTTAGCGGTGGCACGGAAAAGCGTTCCTTGATCTCGACCCGCGCATCGGGGTGAACAGTCTGCATCCGTGCTTCGATCGTCCGCACATGCTCAAGATAGCTTTCTTTCAGCGCCTCGGGGTCGTCCCCCGGCACCGCGCGGAAATCCATCGAGAACCAGCAATCCTTGGCGGTGATGTTATGGGCCGTGCCACCGCTGATCTGGCCCACATGCCATGTTGTCACGGGTGGTTCGAACATCGCGCCCAGGGCGGTGGGCGGATTGGCAAAATTCTCGGCATTGCGCTGGTTGGCAAAGTCGATGATTTTCGCGCCCTCAAGGATGGCGGACACGCCCGTGTGCAACAGGGACGAATGCACCTCGAAGCCGATCACATGGGTGTCAAACCCCTGCCCGCCCTTGTGGCCGGTCACGGCTTGCAGCATCGACGGTTCGCCCACGATCACCAGTTCGCCCTTGGGCAGCACGGGCTGCATCGCCGCGATCATCGGTGGCGCGCCGGTACAACCGACCTCTTCGTCAAAGCTGAGCGCCAGTTGCAGGGGGCGTTTGACATCGGCGTACTGCGCCTCGACCAGCGCCCAGATTGCCAGCGCGTCAAAGCCTTTCATGTCACAGGTGCCGCGCCCGTAATACTTGCCGTCCCGTTCTGTCACCGTCCACGGATCGCTGTCCCACGGCTGGCCGTCGACCGGCACCACATCCGTGTGGCCCGACAGTACGACAGCGCCCTCTTCCCAGGGTCCCACATGGGCAAACAGCGCTGCCTTGTGAGGTTGGTCGGGATCGGGCCAGCGGTGGGCGGTGATTCCATGCGATGCCAGATAGACCTCGACCCAGTCGATCAGCGGCAGGTTGGTGTCGCGCGACACGGTGGGAAAGCTGATGAGTTTGGTCATCAGCTGCAACGGCGTAAGGCGTTCGGGCATGTCAGTATCCGCTGTCGGTGGTCAGGACTTTGTGGCCGGGCGAAATCTCGCGGTATTCCGACGGGGCGGCGACGTAATCCGCCGGGTGAATGGGGGACGGGATCGGCTTGAAGTTCAGGTCTTTCTCGTCCTTGCGCTGGCGCGGATCGGCGATGGGCACCGCCTTCATCAGCGCTTGGGTATAGGGGTGCTGCGGGTTTTCGAACACCGCACTGCGTGGCCCCAATTCGACGATTCGTCCCAGATACATCACCCCGACAAAGTGGCTGACCCGTTCGACCACGGCCATGTCGTGGCTGATGAACAGGAATGACAGGTCCATTTCCTCTTGCAGCTCCATCATCAGGTTCAACACCTGCGCCTGCACCGACACATCCAGCGCGCTGACCGCCTCGTCCGCGATGATCAGCTTGGGGTTCAGCGCAAGGGCGCGCGCGATGGCGACCCGTTGGCGTTGCCCGCCGGACAGTTCGTGCGGATAGCGGCGCATGAAACTGCGCGGCAGCTCGACACGGTCGAACAGCATTTCGATGCGCTTGCGCCCTTCGTCGCCCTTGAACATGCCATAGTTCTGCATCGGTTCAGCCACCTGATCCGAAAGTTGCATCTGCGGATTCAGGCTGGCGAACGGGTCCTGAAAGATCATCTGCATGTCCAGCCGCGCGGTGCGCAGATCGTGCTGGTTCAGCGCGATGATGTCCTTGCCGCCCAACCGGACCTCGCCCGAAAGCGGTTCGACCAGACGCAGGATCGAGCGGCCCGCAGTGGATTTGCCGCAGCCGGATTCGCCCACAAGGCTGAGCGTCTGGCCCTTGTTGATCGAAAACGACAGGTCTTCGACAGCATGGACATTGGCCACAGTGCGCCGCAACAGCCCACCCTTGACCTCGAAACGTGTGGTCAGGTTGCGCACCTCAAGCAGCACTTCGTTCTCTTCGCCGACAATCGGTTTGATCTCGCCCTGATTGCGGCCCAGCAGCTTCATCGGTTCGGGATATTGCTTGCCCGTCATTTCGCCCAGTTTGGGCACGGCGGCCAGCAAAGCCTTGGTATAGGGGTGTTTGGGCGCCTCGAAGATGTCGGCGACCGGGCCTTCCTCGACCTTCTTGCCGCGGAACATGACGACAACGCGGTCGGCCATTTGCGCCACCACGGCCATGTCGTGCGTGATGAACATCACGGCGGTGCCGGTTTCGCGCTTCAGCCGGTCCATCAGCGCCAGAATTTCGGCCTGAATCGTCACGTCCAGCGCGGTTGTGGGTTCGTCCGCGATCAGAAGGCGCGGCTCGCAGGCCAGCGCCATGGCGATCACGACACGCTGGCGCATGCCGCCGGACAATTCGTGCGGGTATTGTTGCAGACGACGTTCGGGTTCGGGGATGCGCACCTGTCGCATCAGTTCCAGCGCGCGGGCGGATGCCTCTTTTTTGGTCATCCCCTTGTGCAGGCGCAGCCCTTCGGTCAGCTGGCGGCCCACGGTAAACACCGGGTTCAGCGCGGTCATCGGTTCCTGAAAGATCATACCGATTTCATTGCCGCGAATCGTGCGCATCAGGCTTTGATCGGCCTGTGCCAGATCCACCTGCGCATGGTCCTTGCGGTCAAACATCAATTGCCCGCCGGCAATTCTCCCGCCGCCGAATTCAACCAGACGCATCAGCGACAGCGATGACACCGACTTGCCCGAGCCAGATTCGCCCACCACGCAGACCGTTTCGCCCGCGTTGATGGAAAAGGACACGTCCTCGACACCCAAAACAGGGCCGTCTTTGGTCTGGAATTCGACCCGCAACCCTCTGATATCGGCAATCGGCCCTTCGGCCCCGTGGTCCAGCATAACATTCCCCGATTGTTTTGACGTGAACGCTACGGCCAATGATCGGGCACTGTCAAACGCATCCCGACGTTTGCCCATTTATCGGGCATCTCTGGGGTTGCTTTTTCCGTCAAGTCTGTTTCGATGTGGCCATTCGTCTGGGGGGCGCGCTAGAAATTTCACTGTAATCGCATGGTTACGCAAGGTAAATTTCACGACC from Pseudosulfitobacter sp. DSM 107133 encodes the following:
- a CDS encoding FAD-binding oxidoreductase, with translation MSFPTFMDSPANWPGPAPQEADVVVIGGGVIGVCTALFLARAGQRVVLLEKGRIAAEQSSRNWGWIRVQGRDPDEIPIVLEAADHWRALAQQTNVDIGLRQEGVTYLAESEKDYAKYEAWLDHARAHGLDSKMLSSAETAQLIPGLSRRYSGAIYTAQDMRAEPWVAVPALAGIAAREGATLVENCAVRGLDIEGGKVAGVITEQGRIKAPQVVLAGGAWSSLFLQRHGVFVPQLSVRATVVATQPMGATYEGGATDRKVAFRHRADGGYSLAQGGFSELFVGPQAFRSLPHYMTQLRSDPFGVRLLPRAPAGFPDAWGTPRHWGDDDVSPFERMRVLNPEPNHRKAAKLLRQFAAMMPGLGEVRQARTWAGMIDTMPDIVPVVDRVASIPGLTVGTGMSGHGFGIGPGMGRVLAALVTGDKVGHDLHRFRLSRFSDGSAMTLGPGI
- the argE gene encoding acetylornithine deacetylase, with the translated sequence MPERLTPLQLMTKLISFPTVSRDTNLPLIDWVEVYLASHGITAHRWPDPDQPHKAALFAHVGPWEEGAVVLSGHTDVVPVDGQPWDSDPWTVTERDGKYYGRGTCDMKGFDALAIWALVEAQYADVKRPLQLALSFDEEVGCTGAPPMIAAMQPVLPKGELVIVGEPSMLQAVTGHKGGQGFDTHVIGFEVHSSLLHTGVSAILEGAKIIDFANQRNAENFANPPTALGAMFEPPVTTWHVGQISGGTAHNITAKDCWFSMDFRAVPGDDPEALKESYLEHVRTIEARMQTVHPDARVEIKERFSVPPLKPEENGAAELMVRRITGDNGGHVVSYGTEAGQFQAAGYSAVVCGPGDIAQAHQPNEFITVAQFDLGHQFMRDLVARLG
- a CDS encoding ABC transporter ATP-binding protein, yielding MLDHGAEGPIADIRGLRVEFQTKDGPVLGVEDVSFSINAGETVCVVGESGSGKSVSSLSLMRLVEFGGGRIAGGQLMFDRKDHAQVDLAQADQSLMRTIRGNEIGMIFQEPMTALNPVFTVGRQLTEGLRLHKGMTKKEASARALELMRQVRIPEPERRLQQYPHELSGGMRQRVVIAMALACEPRLLIADEPTTALDVTIQAEILALMDRLKRETGTAVMFITHDMAVVAQMADRVVVMFRGKKVEEGPVADIFEAPKHPYTKALLAAVPKLGEMTGKQYPEPMKLLGRNQGEIKPIVGEENEVLLEVRNLTTRFEVKGGLLRRTVANVHAVEDLSFSINKGQTLSLVGESGCGKSTAGRSILRLVEPLSGEVRLGGKDIIALNQHDLRTARLDMQMIFQDPFASLNPQMQLSDQVAEPMQNYGMFKGDEGRKRIEMLFDRVELPRSFMRRYPHELSGGQRQRVAIARALALNPKLIIADEAVSALDVSVQAQVLNLMMELQEEMDLSFLFISHDMAVVERVSHFVGVMYLGRIVELGPRSAVFENPQHPYTQALMKAVPIADPRQRKDEKDLNFKPIPSPIHPADYVAAPSEYREISPGHKVLTTDSGY